A genomic segment from Modestobacter roseus encodes:
- the rlmB gene encoding 23S rRNA (guanosine(2251)-2'-O)-methyltransferase RlmB — MGADDLMAGNSQRRGRTSGASKKGATAGTGGKNRRSLAGRGATPKATDRPHHPAYKAAKAAAARQDNRQRVQRRNEEAPELLLGRNPVLEALRAQIPATALYVVTGDSRGGAATDERIAESVQLAADRGLPLMEVGRPEFDRMSDGALHQGIGLMVPPYDYAHPEDLLDIARDSGRPPLLVALDGVTDPRNLGAIIRSAAAFDAHGVVIPQRRAVGMTGSAWRTSAGAAARLKVARAVNLARSLASYQDAGLQTVGLAADGDMGIHEYDGLADPVALVVGAEGAGLSRLVRERCDVVLSIPITRDTESLNVSVAASIALFAAATARRS; from the coding sequence ATGGGAGCTGACGACCTGATGGCCGGCAACAGCCAACGACGAGGTCGCACGAGCGGCGCGAGCAAGAAGGGCGCCACCGCCGGCACCGGTGGCAAGAACCGCCGTTCACTGGCCGGTCGGGGGGCCACCCCGAAGGCCACCGACCGGCCGCACCACCCGGCGTACAAGGCGGCCAAGGCCGCGGCGGCCCGCCAGGACAACCGGCAGCGGGTCCAGCGCCGCAACGAGGAGGCGCCCGAGCTCCTGCTCGGCCGCAACCCGGTGCTGGAGGCGCTGCGCGCGCAGATCCCGGCGACCGCGCTCTACGTGGTCACCGGCGACTCGCGGGGCGGTGCGGCCACCGACGAGCGGATCGCCGAGTCGGTGCAGCTGGCCGCCGACCGCGGGCTGCCGCTGATGGAGGTGGGCCGTCCGGAGTTCGACCGGATGAGCGACGGGGCGTTGCACCAGGGCATCGGCCTGATGGTGCCGCCCTACGACTACGCGCACCCCGAGGACCTGCTCGACATCGCCCGGGACTCCGGCCGCCCGCCGCTGCTGGTCGCGCTGGACGGGGTGACCGACCCCCGCAACCTGGGCGCGATCATCCGCTCGGCGGCGGCCTTCGACGCGCACGGCGTGGTCATCCCGCAGCGCCGGGCGGTCGGGATGACCGGCTCCGCCTGGCGCACCAGCGCCGGCGCGGCGGCCCGGCTCAAGGTCGCCCGGGCGGTCAACCTGGCCCGCAGCCTCGCCTCCTACCAGGACGCCGGCCTGCAGACCGTGGGCCTGGCCGCCGACGGGGACATGGGCATCCACGAGTACGACGGGCTGGCCGACCCGGTCGCGCTGGTGGTGGGCGCCGAGGGCGCGGGCCTGTCCCGGCTGGTGCGCGAGCGCTGCGACGTCGTCCTCTCCATCCCGATCACCCGGGACACCGAGTCGCTCAACGTCAGCGTCGCCGCCTCCATCGCGCTGTTCGCCGCCGCCACTGCCCGGCGGTCCTGA
- a CDS encoding DUF445 domain-containing protein produces MPGPQQSPPLAVPLAGALDDPQRAADLQKMKRLATGLFGLAAAVFLACVLVGEEAGAWVGYVRATAEASMVGALADWFAVTALFRHPLRLPIPHTAIIPRKKDQIGTSLGAFVQENFLTRTVVEERLATVDVPGRLGAFLASPGRAERLAGDAGAALGALTDLLKDDELQPAVAALVDRKLRETPAAPAVARGLELMVDGDRHQEVLSAALTGLANFLADNRLVFRARLGDASPAWVPDWVDDRVFDRVFDLLQGFLAEVGADPRHELRRSYDHRLRAYVARLRTDPAAAARVERFKEELLDHPAVRTWSGSLWTTAKTAVVTAAADPDSELRARVVGLIRSGAGVLQTDPTVRELVQRQSVRAAGYVVERFAGDAADLVGTTVARWDTEETSRRIELQVGRDLQWIRVNGTVVGGLAGLVIYTVAQLLG; encoded by the coding sequence GTGCCAGGCCCCCAGCAGTCCCCGCCCCTGGCCGTCCCCCTCGCCGGGGCGCTGGACGACCCGCAACGGGCGGCCGATCTGCAGAAGATGAAGCGCCTGGCCACCGGGCTGTTCGGCCTCGCCGCCGCCGTCTTCCTGGCCTGCGTGCTGGTGGGTGAGGAGGCAGGCGCGTGGGTCGGCTACGTGCGGGCGACCGCGGAGGCGTCGATGGTGGGCGCGCTCGCCGACTGGTTCGCGGTGACCGCCCTGTTCCGGCACCCGCTGCGGCTGCCGATCCCGCACACCGCGATCATCCCGCGCAAGAAGGACCAGATCGGCACCAGCCTGGGCGCCTTCGTGCAGGAGAACTTCCTGACCCGCACGGTGGTCGAGGAGCGGCTGGCCACCGTCGACGTCCCCGGCCGGCTCGGCGCCTTCCTGGCCTCCCCCGGCCGCGCGGAGCGGCTCGCCGGGGACGCCGGGGCCGCGCTGGGCGCGCTCACCGACCTGCTCAAGGACGACGAGCTGCAGCCGGCGGTCGCGGCGCTGGTCGACCGCAAGCTCCGGGAGACCCCCGCCGCTCCTGCGGTGGCACGTGGCCTGGAGCTGATGGTCGACGGCGACCGGCACCAGGAGGTGCTGTCGGCGGCGCTGACCGGGCTGGCGAACTTCCTGGCCGACAACCGGCTGGTGTTCCGCGCCCGGCTCGGTGACGCCTCCCCGGCCTGGGTCCCGGACTGGGTCGACGACCGGGTGTTCGACCGGGTCTTCGACCTGCTGCAGGGCTTCCTCGCCGAGGTCGGCGCCGACCCGCGGCACGAGCTGCGGCGCAGCTACGACCACCGGCTGCGGGCGTACGTGGCGCGCCTGCGCACCGACCCGGCGGCCGCGGCGCGGGTGGAGCGGTTCAAGGAGGAGCTGCTCGACCACCCGGCGGTGCGCACGTGGTCGGGGTCGCTGTGGACGACGGCGAAGACCGCCGTCGTCACGGCCGCTGCCGACCCGGACTCCGAGCTGCGGGCCCGGGTGGTCGGCCTGATCCGCTCCGGCGCCGGGGTGCTGCAGACCGACCCGACGGTCCGCGAGCTCGTGCAGCGCCAGTCGGTGCGCGCCGCCGGCTACGTGGTGGAGCGCTTCGCCGGCGACGCGGCGGACCTGGTCGGCACCACGGTGGCCCGCTGGGACACCGAGGAGACCAGCCGCCGCATCGAGCTGCAGGTCGGCCGGGACCTGCAGTGGATCCGGGTCAACGGCACCGTCGTCGGCGGCCTCGCCGGCCTGGTCATCTACACGGTGGCCCAGCTGCTGGGCTGA
- a CDS encoding S1C family serine protease — protein sequence MGLAGLVAGALIGGGAGAGVATLADDGGSSTPSTASAQSVTITDPERATTATAAAAKAAPSVVTIYVSAAGGSGSGSGVVLSDDGYVLTNNHVVALDGAGGAPTVQVRTSDGTLYDATVVGTDPSSDLAVVKLADASGLTPAGFADSDSIQVGDLAVAIGAPLGLSNTVTDGIVSATNRAVQTGSTQDDSTVIDAIQTDAAINPGNSGGALVDAAGEVIGINVAIATVPSSGIPGQESQSGNIGVGFAIPANTAQRIAEQIIDTGSASHALLGVTARTAADDGSAVGNGAQLVDVNPGSPAADAELRSGDVITAVGNRPITTSTELTAAIRSAEPGETVTLTVRRGTDSQQVEVTLDETS from the coding sequence ATGGGCCTGGCCGGGCTCGTCGCCGGTGCGCTGATCGGCGGCGGCGCCGGTGCCGGCGTGGCGACCCTGGCCGACGACGGCGGCTCGTCGACGCCGAGCACGGCGAGCGCGCAGAGCGTCACGATCACCGACCCCGAGCGGGCGACGACGGCGACCGCCGCGGCCGCCAAGGCCGCGCCGAGCGTGGTGACCATCTACGTCAGCGCCGCGGGCGGCTCGGGGTCCGGTTCGGGCGTCGTCCTCTCCGACGACGGCTACGTGCTGACCAACAACCACGTGGTGGCCCTCGACGGCGCCGGCGGCGCCCCGACCGTGCAGGTGCGCACCAGCGACGGCACCCTCTACGACGCCACGGTGGTGGGCACCGACCCGTCCTCCGACCTGGCGGTGGTCAAGCTGGCCGACGCCAGCGGGCTCACCCCGGCCGGGTTCGCCGACTCCGACAGCATCCAGGTCGGTGACCTCGCGGTGGCCATCGGCGCACCGCTGGGGCTGTCCAACACCGTCACCGACGGCATCGTCAGCGCCACCAACCGCGCGGTGCAGACCGGGTCGACGCAGGACGACAGCACGGTGATCGACGCCATCCAGACCGACGCGGCGATCAACCCCGGCAACTCCGGCGGTGCGCTGGTCGACGCGGCGGGCGAGGTCATCGGCATCAACGTCGCCATCGCCACCGTGCCCAGCAGCGGCATCCCCGGCCAGGAGAGCCAGAGCGGCAACATCGGGGTGGGCTTCGCGATCCCGGCGAACACCGCCCAGCGGATCGCCGAGCAGATCATCGACACCGGCTCGGCCAGCCACGCGCTGCTCGGCGTCACCGCCCGCACCGCGGCGGACGACGGGTCGGCGGTCGGCAACGGCGCCCAGCTGGTGGACGTCAACCCCGGCAGCCCGGCGGCCGACGCCGAGCTCCGGTCCGGTGACGTGATCACCGCCGTGGGCAACCGGCCGATCACGACCTCCACCGAGCTCACCGCGGCGATCCGCAGCGCGGAGCCGGGCGAGACGGTCACGCTGACCGTGCGCCGCGGCACGGACAGCCAGCAGGTCGAGGTCACCCTCGACGAGACCAGCTGA
- a CDS encoding NAD(P)-dependent oxidoreductase: MTNPVVAVLGTGVMGAGMVQSLRRAEVPVRMWNRNGDKARALTGTGAQAFDSPAEAVAGADVVLTMLFDADAAIEVVRQAQAPAGTVWLQCSTVGVAGADRIAEVAEELGLVLVDCPVLGTRQPAEQGQLVMLASGPDEQREPLAPLLDAMGRRTVWAGEAGAGSRLKMACNAWLVSISVGTAQSVALARGLGVDPQLFLDAVDGGPMDTPYAKLKAGNMLAGEHPVSFGLTGATKDARLIRSALQLAGVPDLFDAAAVAVMERAIERLPDPGAVDLSALIEGFAPDGD, encoded by the coding sequence ATGACGAACCCGGTGGTGGCGGTCCTCGGTACGGGCGTGATGGGCGCGGGGATGGTGCAGTCGCTGCGCCGGGCGGAGGTGCCGGTGCGCATGTGGAACCGGAACGGGGACAAGGCCCGGGCGCTGACCGGCACCGGCGCGCAGGCCTTCGACTCCCCCGCCGAGGCGGTCGCCGGGGCCGACGTCGTGCTCACCATGCTCTTCGACGCCGACGCGGCGATCGAGGTGGTCCGGCAGGCCCAGGCGCCGGCCGGCACGGTCTGGCTGCAGTGCTCCACGGTGGGCGTCGCGGGCGCCGACCGGATCGCCGAGGTCGCCGAGGAGCTCGGGCTGGTGCTCGTCGACTGCCCGGTGCTGGGCACCCGGCAGCCCGCCGAGCAGGGCCAGCTGGTCATGCTCGCCTCGGGCCCGGACGAGCAGCGGGAGCCGCTGGCCCCGCTGCTGGACGCGATGGGGCGCAGGACCGTGTGGGCGGGCGAGGCCGGTGCGGGCAGTCGGCTGAAGATGGCCTGCAACGCCTGGCTGGTGTCCATCAGCGTCGGCACCGCCCAGTCGGTCGCGCTGGCCCGCGGGCTCGGCGTCGACCCGCAGCTGTTCCTCGACGCCGTCGACGGCGGCCCGATGGACACCCCGTACGCGAAGCTCAAGGCCGGCAACATGCTCGCCGGTGAGCACCCGGTCAGCTTCGGGCTGACCGGCGCCACCAAGGACGCGCGGCTGATCCGCTCGGCGCTGCAGCTGGCGGGCGTCCCCGACCTGTTCGACGCCGCGGCGGTGGCGGTCATGGAGCGGGCGATCGAGCGGCTGCCCGACCCCGGCGCGGTCGACCTCAGCGCGCTGATCGAGGGGTTCGCGCCGGACGGCGACTGA
- a CDS encoding dodecin: protein MSDHVYRLSEIVGSSTTSVDDAIRTAVRKAAETVRHIEWFQTQEIRGQVVDGDVAYFQVTMKIGFRVED, encoded by the coding sequence GTGAGCGACCACGTGTACCGGCTGAGCGAGATCGTCGGCAGCTCCACCACCAGCGTCGACGACGCCATCCGCACCGCGGTGCGGAAGGCCGCCGAGACGGTGCGCCACATCGAGTGGTTCCAGACCCAGGAGATCCGCGGCCAGGTCGTCGACGGCGACGTCGCCTACTTCCAGGTGACCATGAAGATCGGCTTCCGCGTCGAGGACTGA
- a CDS encoding Rieske (2Fe-2S) protein, which yields MHSCFSRRALFVAGGAGLGAAALTACAGPGVPEVAGAAAGSRLVALGEVPVGGSYELSVDGQRVVLSRPADDVVVAFDAACTHQGCAVRPAEGDRLACPCHGSEFDPFTGEALAGPATEPLAPVAVRVSGEDVVLG from the coding sequence GTGCACTCCTGCTTCTCCCGCCGCGCCCTCTTCGTCGCCGGCGGCGCTGGTCTCGGCGCCGCCGCGCTGACCGCCTGCGCCGGCCCGGGAGTCCCCGAGGTCGCCGGCGCCGCCGCGGGCAGCCGGCTGGTGGCGCTCGGCGAGGTGCCGGTCGGCGGCAGCTACGAGCTGTCGGTGGACGGGCAGCGGGTGGTGCTGAGCCGGCCGGCGGACGACGTCGTCGTCGCCTTCGACGCGGCCTGCACGCACCAGGGCTGCGCCGTCCGGCCGGCCGAGGGCGACCGGCTGGCCTGCCCCTGCCACGGCTCGGAGTTCGACCCGTTCACCGGGGAGGCGCTGGCCGGGCCGGCCACCGAGCCGCTCGCCCCGGTGGCGGTGCGGGTGTCCGGCGAGGACGTCGTCCTGGGCTGA
- a CDS encoding DUF5313 family protein, with the protein MPAGRPNPAQWLWYAYGGGLPPHLSDWVLADTTGPGWVVRHLVRALVQLAPVLVLCLIVPPVPLGIRVTAAVGGLVIGGMFAVAYMTETTEHRAVKAGWAPGTTARVRGERVERERVERRARYRSGGAGSFD; encoded by the coding sequence GTGCCCGCGGGACGCCCGAACCCAGCCCAGTGGCTCTGGTACGCCTACGGCGGCGGGCTCCCGCCGCACCTGTCCGACTGGGTGCTGGCCGACACCACCGGGCCCGGCTGGGTGGTCCGCCACCTGGTCCGGGCCCTGGTCCAGCTCGCGCCGGTGCTCGTGCTGTGCCTGATCGTGCCGCCCGTGCCCCTGGGCATCCGGGTCACCGCCGCGGTCGGCGGGCTGGTGATCGGGGGCATGTTCGCCGTCGCCTACATGACCGAGACGACCGAGCACCGGGCGGTCAAGGCCGGGTGGGCGCCGGGCACGACGGCGCGGGTGCGCGGTGAGCGGGTCGAGCGGGAGCGGGTCGAACGCCGGGCCCGCTACCGGTCCGGTGGCGCCGGCAGCTTCGACTGA
- a CDS encoding DeoR/GlpR family DNA-binding transcription regulator, translating into MREVAMYAQERQEHILRAARTIGRVEVAELAVQLDVAPETIRKDLTALERGGVLRRVHGGAIPVERLGFEPAVAARDVVLTAEKERIAKAAIAEIPEDGAVLIDAGTTTARVADLMPGDRELTIVTNALQLAGKLAAYPNLNVLLIGGRVRSRTLASVDAWAQQALAGLYVDVCLLATNGVSVERGLTTPDPTEAAVKAAMISAARRVVLLADHSKVGHDHLARFGDLEDVDLLITDTGLDERTAAELAAAGPRVVRV; encoded by the coding sequence GTGAGGGAGGTCGCGATGTACGCCCAGGAGCGGCAGGAGCACATCCTGCGGGCGGCGCGCACGATCGGCCGCGTCGAGGTCGCCGAGCTGGCCGTGCAGCTCGACGTCGCCCCCGAGACGATCCGCAAGGACCTCACCGCGCTCGAACGGGGCGGCGTCCTCCGGCGCGTGCACGGCGGCGCGATCCCGGTGGAACGGCTGGGCTTCGAACCAGCGGTCGCCGCCCGCGACGTCGTCCTCACCGCGGAGAAGGAGCGGATCGCCAAGGCGGCCATCGCCGAGATCCCCGAGGACGGCGCGGTCCTCATCGACGCCGGCACCACCACCGCCCGGGTGGCCGACCTGATGCCCGGTGACCGCGAGCTGACCATCGTCACCAACGCGCTGCAGCTGGCCGGCAAGCTGGCCGCCTACCCCAACCTGAACGTCCTGCTCATCGGCGGGCGGGTGCGCAGCCGCACCCTCGCGTCGGTCGACGCGTGGGCGCAGCAGGCGCTGGCCGGCCTCTACGTCGACGTCTGCCTGCTGGCCACCAACGGCGTCTCGGTCGAGCGCGGCCTGACCACGCCCGACCCCACCGAGGCCGCGGTGAAGGCGGCGATGATCTCCGCCGCCCGCCGGGTCGTGCTGCTCGCCGACCACAGCAAGGTCGGCCACGACCACCTCGCCCGCTTCGGCGACCTCGAGGACGTCGACCTGCTGATCACCGACACCGGCCTCGACGAGCGCACCGCCGCGGAGCTCGCCGCCGCCGGACCCCGGGTGGTGCGGGTGTGA
- the rarD gene encoding EamA family transporter RarD: MDERRVGVLAGLGAYCLWGVFPLYFPLLEPAGGLEIVAHRVAWSLLFIGLLLSVRRGWGQVRRVVGDRRALLVLAVAALLIAVNWLVYVYAVNSGHVVEASLGYFINPLVSVVLGVLVFRERLRRLQWVAVGIAVVAVVVLTVDYGHPPWIALALAASFGLYGLMKKVVRVEAAPGLFVETAVVFLPALAVMGFLESDGQAAFGHAGAGHALLLVSSGLATAVPLLLFAAATRRVPLSTVGLLQYVTPLMQLSIGVFVYAEPMPPARLAGFAVVWVALAVFSADTLRAARAARRTSAEPMPAGL, from the coding sequence GTGGACGAACGCCGGGTCGGTGTGCTCGCCGGCCTCGGCGCCTACTGCCTGTGGGGCGTCTTCCCGCTGTACTTCCCGCTGCTGGAACCCGCCGGCGGGCTGGAGATCGTCGCCCACCGGGTCGCCTGGTCGCTGTTGTTCATCGGCCTGCTGCTGAGCGTGCGCCGCGGCTGGGGGCAGGTGCGGCGCGTCGTCGGCGACCGGCGGGCCCTGCTGGTGCTGGCCGTCGCCGCGCTGCTGATCGCGGTCAACTGGCTGGTGTACGTCTACGCCGTCAACTCCGGGCACGTGGTCGAGGCGTCGCTGGGCTACTTCATCAACCCGCTGGTCAGCGTCGTGCTGGGGGTGCTGGTCTTCCGGGAGCGGCTGCGCCGGCTGCAGTGGGTCGCCGTCGGCATCGCCGTGGTGGCGGTGGTGGTGCTCACCGTCGACTACGGGCACCCGCCGTGGATCGCGCTGGCGCTGGCGGCCAGCTTCGGTCTCTACGGCCTGATGAAGAAGGTGGTGCGGGTCGAGGCGGCGCCCGGGCTGTTCGTCGAGACGGCCGTGGTGTTCCTCCCGGCGCTGGCGGTGATGGGCTTCCTGGAGTCCGACGGGCAGGCCGCCTTCGGCCACGCCGGGGCCGGCCACGCCCTCCTGCTGGTGAGCTCCGGGCTGGCCACCGCCGTCCCGCTGCTGCTGTTCGCCGCCGCGACCCGGCGGGTGCCGCTGTCGACGGTCGGCCTGCTGCAGTACGTCACCCCGCTCATGCAGCTGTCGATCGGCGTCTTCGTCTACGCCGAGCCGATGCCGCCGGCCCGGTTGGCCGGGTTCGCCGTCGTCTGGGTGGCGCTGGCCGTCTTCTCCGCGGACACCCTGCGGGCCGCCCGCGCGGCGCGGCGCACGTCCGCCGAGCCGATGCCCGCCGGCCTCTGA
- a CDS encoding DUF3263 domain-containing protein, whose amino-acid sequence MSTETASAVPPAPTEVDARAGAGAGASGLTERDREVLAFERHWWRYAGAKEAAIREQFGLSATRYYQVLNALVDRPEALAADPLLVRRLRRMRAVRQRARHGDVLGTEG is encoded by the coding sequence ATGAGCACCGAGACCGCGTCCGCCGTCCCCCCGGCACCCACCGAGGTCGACGCCCGGGCGGGTGCGGGAGCGGGGGCGTCCGGTCTGACCGAGCGGGACCGCGAGGTGCTGGCCTTCGAGCGGCACTGGTGGCGCTACGCCGGGGCGAAGGAGGCCGCCATCCGCGAGCAGTTCGGCCTCTCGGCGACCCGGTACTACCAGGTGCTCAACGCGCTGGTCGACCGTCCGGAGGCGCTGGCCGCCGATCCGCTCCTGGTACGCCGGTTGCGCAGGATGCGTGCGGTGCGACAGCGCGCCCGTCACGGCGATGTCCTGGGCACCGAGGGCTGA
- a CDS encoding LytR C-terminal domain-containing protein codes for MTMPRQSRAERRREGQLPSAEETAVRRPPARPAPAAPVATGRRRSDAIPSVQTGPATAVGGAPVVAGRPGVPPTRREAPAPATTQVAAPPPAASGRASAPVPADATPRVDEGAPSGRPAAAPAPADATQRVDAGRPSRRPAAGPPAQDVTQRVSGAAPAGSAWGATSAAAPPAMAPTAAPAPAGPAGAPAAPARRAPEPEPAGMDRLTESRRRREALEETGASVPVPEVTGTSGGRAAQRAERQAADAARRKAEKVAGATRVPVETSSDRTGGAARRLPRHMAMGALAVVLVALTVLGVWSFTSPETRETSAQSPAPSSAPPTSASATPETTPAQEVVTSPVAPPGPVRAPITVLNSTNINGLAGDLGEQFSGGGWEVIGTDAYPGSDIAASTVYFTAGDPVQEEAASQLIEQFPELTGPAARFFEVPGQPAPGLVVVATGNWRP; via the coding sequence ATGACCATGCCCCGGCAGAGCCGGGCCGAGCGACGCCGCGAGGGGCAGCTGCCCTCGGCCGAGGAGACCGCGGTGCGGCGCCCGCCGGCCCGCCCGGCCCCCGCGGCGCCGGTGGCCACCGGTCGACGGCGCAGCGACGCCATCCCGTCGGTCCAGACCGGACCGGCCACCGCGGTCGGTGGTGCCCCCGTGGTCGCCGGCCGCCCGGGCGTCCCGCCCACCCGCCGTGAGGCGCCTGCACCCGCCACCACTCAGGTCGCTGCCCCGCCGCCCGCCGCCTCCGGCCGGGCGTCCGCGCCGGTCCCGGCGGACGCCACCCCGCGGGTGGACGAGGGTGCACCCTCGGGCCGACCCGCGGCAGCCCCCGCGCCCGCCGACGCCACCCAGCGGGTCGACGCCGGCCGGCCCTCCCGCCGGCCCGCGGCCGGGCCGCCGGCCCAGGACGTCACCCAGCGGGTCTCCGGCGCCGCGCCGGCCGGTTCCGCCTGGGGCGCGACGTCCGCAGCGGCGCCCCCGGCGATGGCCCCGACGGCGGCCCCGGCACCCGCCGGGCCGGCCGGCGCGCCCGCTGCACCCGCGCGCCGGGCACCCGAGCCCGAGCCGGCCGGGATGGACCGGCTCACCGAGTCCCGCCGGCGCCGTGAGGCGCTGGAGGAGACCGGGGCCTCCGTGCCCGTACCCGAGGTCACGGGCACCTCCGGCGGGCGGGCGGCCCAGCGCGCCGAACGCCAGGCCGCCGACGCCGCGCGCCGCAAGGCCGAGAAGGTCGCCGGCGCGACCCGGGTCCCGGTCGAGACGAGCTCCGACAGGACCGGCGGCGCCGCTCGCCGGCTGCCCCGGCACATGGCGATGGGCGCGCTCGCCGTCGTCCTGGTCGCGCTCACCGTCCTCGGGGTCTGGTCCTTCACCTCACCGGAGACCCGGGAGACGTCCGCACAGTCGCCGGCGCCCAGTTCCGCGCCCCCCACCAGCGCGTCCGCGACGCCGGAGACGACGCCGGCGCAGGAGGTCGTCACCTCGCCCGTGGCCCCGCCCGGGCCGGTGCGCGCCCCGATCACCGTGCTCAACAGCACGAACATCAACGGCCTGGCCGGCGACCTCGGCGAGCAGTTCTCCGGCGGCGGCTGGGAGGTCATCGGCACCGACGCCTACCCGGGCTCGGACATCGCCGCGAGCACCGTCTACTTCACCGCCGGTGACCCGGTGCAGGAGGAGGCGGCCAGCCAGCTCATCGAGCAGTTCCCCGAGCTCACCGGCCCGGCCGCGCGCTTCTTCGAGGTCCCCGGTCAGCCGGCGCCCGGCCTGGTCGTCGTCGCCACCGGCAACTGGCGCCCCTGA